One Pomacea canaliculata isolate SZHN2017 linkage group LG1, ASM307304v1, whole genome shotgun sequence genomic window, GCTGTATGTCAGTATGTGGTCAGACGCTCTGTTTCGCTGCTGTTCTTTCCAATAGTAAGAAATGTTCAAAGCTATTTGGCAGTGTTCAAACGTCCgatagatttttaaacattttcttgggtttatatATCAAAACCAGCTCAaggcatattgtgagttgtagaattttgcttttacaatgttattttatttcgtgTGTCCTGTAATGTTTTGTCCCTTATGTTCAAAGCTATTTCTATCCATTCCCAGATTTGATGTCTGACTACTCTTTTCTAGCAAGAGCCTAGTGAAAAGTATGGAATCATTGCTGGTGCATAAAGCTACCTGATAAGCCAGTGTGACTCAGAGCTActtattattttgagatgccaGGCAAGAACTGTGCGATTCCAGGATGCCCTGCTTTTAAAAGTCGACACAAAGGCTTATCATTTTTCCGGATAAGAAGACTAGATGATAAAGACTGAGAAAAAGCTCTTGTGAGTGCTGTGAATCCTTGTGATTCTAGCTTCAACATTGAAAGAGCGACATTTCAAACCGGAATGTTATATTGAAGGTAAGACACCTTGtgagataaatataatttttacattttagaataATTCGCCTTTCCAGTGGTTCTAAGTATTAATGTGCCAGATGAAAAGATTCATAGTcgtaaaaataatcaaactatTAATCAACTTATAGTATCAGCATTGTTTAACACTGCTGTTTTGAAACTGCTGATCGAGTACTGGATATGGTGCatattagagagagagagtgcacgcgtgtgtgagtgaagagaataaataacctattacaatatttaatttcttataaTATAACCAACCcaaggtaaaacaaaaattgagaagTAAATTAAACGATGCATTTTTGTAGACAATAATATTATGAATAGGATTACTTAAATTCAAACCCTATTTAGCAAtggatcatttaaaaataaatcagaacacATAATCTCAATATGTTCCTTCTGCAAAAGTAGCTTTTGGAGGCTGGAATTAATTCAGcaaattaatgttaacattatgacttttaaattttgtttgcttggcCTAACTTCAGTGAAATGGGGTAGGGAAAGGGATGCCAAAACCAGTGAGCTAATGCGTTACTTAAGTTAAATTAGCTTGTGATGACAACTGCTCAAAAGATCAGATACAGGTCTTGGCGCCTAATATTAATCTGATATATTGGATACAATCTGCTATTATTTCTCCATGTGGATCGCTCTACCTATATTCTACCTTCAGGTAAAGGCAGTTGTCGTCAGCTTATCCCAGGAAGTCTACCCATGGAGTTTATGCCAAAAAAGACCGTTGAAACACCCAAGCCTGAAACTAGGAAGCCACCAGTGAGCATTAATTTATCATTACTATGACACGAGACAGCCACTGTCAAGAGCAATGCATAAATGATAATgtgtcacattctctctctcttattcctACTCTActtatttaatgttcttcagATTGAGTCATTACATACACTTGAATTATCCTAAAATGTAAAGTAAAACCAACACTGCATTATTTCACTTTTCAGACTCAGAGCCCACTTCCAGAACCTGTTGAGAGAGTGAAATGCTACATTTACAGAGAGGTCCGCAAGGCAGCAGTTAAAGAGCTACCTTTTCCATGGCGCCTGCTGTCGGATACCAGTGACAACATTATTCTAGGtactttttcagaaaatttccAAGTGAGAGTGAAAGTAACAATCATGCCAGATCTTGCAGTTAGAGTCCATAACTTTacaagaaacattgaaaaaactTCAGTTACTGAGCTCTTAAAAAGAATATCCTCTTTGCAACTTTGTGTTGGTGTAACAGATCATGCTTTGCAGAATTTTGCTGAATTGCTTACTGTTGACAGTCAGCAACTGTATTTCACACatatacaatatacaacagATGAAATAGGCAACATAACACATTTGTCTTCAGTTAGGTCAAAATCTTGTGAACTGTTGTTAGAATCAGAATGTGAATTGTGCAAACAATGTGGATACACGCAAACCCTTCTCAAAAAGAAACTGAGAcatgtacaagaaaacaaaagtaagccACTTTCAAAGAACACTCCACTTCAGCGTGTAAGCTATCATTAGGCATCAGCATGTGTCttacaatttcattcactatCAGTAACATCACTCATAACTATCTGGTCAGGGAGCCATTCAGGAATAGTAGAGCGTTGAAAGATGGAAGTCGAGAGAATGGAGAAACACAATATGGATGATGTAGTGCAGGCTGTTGAGAATTCAGCACTGGTAACATCACCACATATGGGAGTAGGTCAAGGTGGTATTGTGTGTaataatgttgatgttgatgtgaatGTTGTAATTGATTTTGTTGCAGAGATGAAGCCAAGAAAGCAGCGTGTGACATGTCGTTGCAAGAACCTgaagagaacacaaaagaagGCTTCCTGTAATAACGAAAATGGAGACTTTGCTTCAGAGactaaaaagaaacagaagacagaaaagccCATTGACGGAATTGATGTGTTTGCAGCAATGTTTGGACACAAGACTGAACGAACCACTGTAACGTTTTGGGAAGGGTGTGTTACGAAtgtatgcgagcgcgtgtaaacatctacatgtaaaccacgctccaCGCACTCTTCcaactttttcaacaaaaaggtccggccaacggtTAGCACATTTAATGCTTAACGTGAAAGAAATGGAACgatgggagaaaggaaagataaaacacaaGATAAATATGACGTTTAAACCCTGCGAGCGTGCTTCCATGCGTTcttgtgtgcttgcatgcgtgtGCTTGCATGCTTGCTTGCGTGCTTGCATGCGTACTTGCTTGGGTGGgtgcttgtgtgcgtgcttgcatgcgtgtgtgcttgcatgctttCTTGTGTGCTTGCTCGCGTGCTTCCTTGCTTGCGTGCGTGCCTTCTTGCTTGcgtgcttgcttgtttgtttgtgtgcttgcttgcgtgcgtgcttgCTTGTGTACGTGCTTGCGTACGACTGAGTCCTGTCTGAGAAATAGGACTGAAACCAGTAGAGTGGAGACCCTGAGATGCCATAGATAGTACTgagtttcaaacaaacaaacaaacaaacagaagcatGCCCATTTGCACTGTAGACCCACAGAAATACCTCtttctgaatgtgacacctgtttacagggctgaccatCAATGGTTTTTATCTGCTTTCCTCCATCGTGTGTGcatgagcaagagagagagtgtgtgtgtgtaacggaGATAGTTATAAGTGATGTTACtgatgtaaccgagtggtgaggggtTGTATAGTGACgacaacagtccaacactcgaaccaaaaaggcaggaacagtcagcaggtgtgcgacccttttgTTCTTGTACgatggtcacggctgcgtcatatcgcccgaggcgctagaggtcggggctgtctcttcttcgtcgtgtagctgtgcgcgctgtctccTCCGCCGACTCTGTTCTGTCCTTTCGTTgttttagtaggaaagtgcttccaccttacggcgatttcgcactatgtggggggaggggaggggggattggtgttttacgccatgctagcaactatggctatatcactgcaaggcagccagccctgtaaacagatgccacgtgcagagaaagaacagcgtgcccgagacgagaaatgaactctgggcagccaaccttcactgtattggtgacaggcgctaaccgttgcgccaccgggccgctgtATTCTGTCCTTTCGtttcagctctgcccttatatacctctgggaaggggAAAACTTTGCGATGATCTGATACGGTCGGGGCAATACACCGTTTTtccctagccaatcaccgctcATTACCATCTCTCGCCCTGCcctagcagatcccgccaaaactagcaacaacgccggactaccggccctctacactGATAGCGAATGAAATTGTAAAACGCATGTTGATGCCTAATGATAACTCATGTTACATGCTAGAGATGCTTGACAATgagaaacaaaagtaagaatTTTGGAATTCCATCGGAAATATGGCTTTATTGTTGAATCTGGGTAAATACGCGCACCACATTAAATACTTTCCACTAGGCTCTTGCTGGAAAAAAGAGTAGTCGGACATCAAATGTGGGAATTGATACAAATAGCTTTGAACATAAGCGACAAAACATTACAGgacacacgaaaaaaaaaaaaacacattaaaagcaAAATTCTACAACTCAAATGCTTTGAGCTGGCGTTGATttataaacccaagaaaatgtttactaatccacacacacagaactttcGATCCGTTTAACTGTGTAAGCAAACATCTGGCCATGGTGCACGAGCGTCACTTAAGTTCCCACGCATTCGCAGACTCAACCGGACATATAGATCTGCCCGGACGTTTTCATCCAAGGTATTGCgtgtaaaaacaacaacaataacaatagtaaTGCGAATATAAACTAATACTACAGCATCATGATCAAGATGGATAGCACACTCTGCACAGACCATCAATaattaaagaaagagaacagggagtggacagtgaggtacatatCGGGActctgaacaacataaagatgtggtacaaaagtaaaaagtaaagcaatgaaaatgtcCAGGCATATTGGGtctaaaaatgtccgggcatagtgcgtgtaaaaatgtccgggcatagtgcgtgtaaaaatatccaggcaaagtgcgtgtaaaaatgtccggcaTAGAGCAAGATAGAATGTCTGGGTAGTTCTAAATGTCCGGgtatggtctgcgcatgcgcatgaagcgaaactttGGAACACATGTCCCAGCAGAGAATGTTAATAAATGGGATTTCTGGAATGAAAGCTTTAGCTGATGCATCACCAGAAAATTGCATGTGACTGCTACACCTGTTTATTTTGAGTAATGCAAAAATGATAAAGGTccttaacaacaacaactacaacgacgacaacaacaataacaataacaataatacgaATATAAACTAATACTACACAGCATCATGATCAAGATGGATAGCACACTCTGCACAGACcatcaataataaaagaaagagaacaggGAGCGGCCAGTGACGTACATATCGGGACTacgaacaacataaagatgaggtacaagagtaaaaACTTATCGCAATGAAAATGTACAGGGATATTGgttgtaaaaatgtccgggaatagtgcgtgtaaaaatgtccgggaatagtgcgtgtaaaaatgaccgggcatagtgcgtgtaaaaatgtccgggtctgggcatagtgcgtgtaaaaatgtccgggcatagtgcgtgtaaaaatgtccgggaatagtgcgtgtaaaatgaccgggcatagtgcgtgtaaaaatgtccgggtctgggcatagtgcgtgtaaaaatgtccgggtcgggcatagtgcgtgtaaaaatgaccggcaaagtgcgtgtaaaaatgaccgggcatagtgcgtgtaaaaatgacgggcatagtgcgtgtaaaagtgaccgggcatagtgcgtgtaaaaatgacgggcaaagtgcgtgtaaaagtgaccgggcatagtgcgtgtaaaaatgaccgggccatagtgcgtgtaaaaatgaccgggcatagtgcgtgtaaaaatgtccgggcatagtgcgtgtaaaaatgaccgggcatagtgcgtgtaaaaatgtcgggcatagtgcgtgtaaaaatgaccgggtccgggcatagtgcgtgtaaaaatgtccgggaaAAGtacgtgtaaaaatgaccgggcatagtgcgtgtaaaaatgtccaggtctgggcatagtgcgtgtaaaaatgaccgggtctgggcatagtgcgtgtaaaaatgtccgggcaaagtacgtgtaaaaatgaccgggtatagtgcgtgtaaaaatgtccaggtctgggcatagtgcgtgtaaaatgTCCgggtccgggcatagtgcgtgtaaaaatgaccgggcaaagtgcgtgtagaaatgaccgggcatagtgcgtgtaaaaatgaccgggcatagtgcgtgtaaaatgTCCGGGcttagtgcgtgtaaaaatgaccgggcaaagtgcgtgtaaaaatgaccggcatagtgcgtgtaaaaatgaccgggcaaaagtgcgtgtaaaaatgaccgggcatagtgcgtgtaaaaatgtccgggtccgggcatagtgcgagtaaaaatgaccgggcatagtgcgtgtaaaatgACCgcgcatagtgcgtgtaaaaatgaccgggcatagtgcgtgtaaaaatgaccggcaaagtgcgtgtaaaatgaccgggcatagtgcgtgtaaaaatgtccgggtctgggcatagtgcgtgtaaaaatgtccgggtccggcatagtgcgtgtaaaaatgacgggcaaagtgcgtgtaaaaatgaccgggcatatgcgtgtaaaaatgaccggcatagtgcgtgtaaaaatgaccgggcatagtgcgtgtaaaaatgtccgggcatagtgcgtgtaaaaatgaccgggtccggcatagtgcgtgtaaaaatgtccgggcaaagtgcgtgtaaaaatgaccgggcatagtgcgtgtaaaaatgtccgggcatagtgcgtgtaaaaatgtccgggcatagtgcttgtaaaaatgtccgggcatagtgcgtgtaaaaatatccaggcaaagtgcgtgtaaaaatgtccggcaTAGAGCAAGATAGAATGTCTGGGTAGTTCTAATTGTCCGGgtatggtctgcgcatgcgcatgaagcgaaactttGGAACACATGTCCCAGCAGAGAATGTTAATAAATGGGATTTCTGGAATGAAAGCTTTAGCTGATGCATCACCAGAAAATTGCATGTGACTGCTACACCTGTTTATTTTGAGTaatgaaaaaatgataaaggtccttaacaacaacaacaactacaacgacgacgacaacaacaacaataacaataacaataatacgaATATAAACTAATACTACACAGCATCATGATCAAGATGGATAGCATACTCTGCACAGACCATCAATAATATAAGAAAGAGAACAGGGAGCGGCCAGTGACGTACATATCGGGACTacgaacaacataaagatgaggtacaagttgtaaaaatgtccgggcatagtgcgtgtaaaaatgaccgggcatagtgcgtgtaaaaatgtccgggtctgggcatagtgcgtgtaaaaatgtccgggtctgggcatagtgcgtgtaaaaatgaccgggcatagtgcgtgtaaaaatgtccgggtccgggcatagtgcgtgtaaaaatgaccgggtctgggcatagtgcgtgtaaaaatgtcgtgcaaagtgcgtgtaaaaatgaccggcatagtgcgtgtaaaaaatGTCCGGGTctgggcatagtgcgtgtaaaaatgtccgggtcTGGGCATAgtgtgtgtaaaaatgaccgggcatagtgcgtgtaaaaatgtccgggtcgggcatagtgcgtgtaaaaatgaccggtcTGGGCAtagtgtgtgtaaaaatgtccggcaaagtgcgtgtaaaaatgaccgggcatagtgcgtgtaaaaatgtccgggtctgggcatagtgcgtgtaaaaatgtccggtctgggcatagtgcgtgtaaaaatgtccgggtctgggcatagtgcgtgtaaaaatgaccgggcatagtgcgtgtaaaaatgtccgggtccgggcatagtgcgtgtaaaaatgaccgggtctgggcatagtgcgtgtaaaaatgtccgggcaaagtgcgtgtaaaaatgaaagggcatagtgcgtgtaaaaatgtccgggtccgggcatagtgcgtgtaaaaatgaccgggcatagtgcgtgtaaaaatgaccgggtatagtgcgtgtaaaaatgaccgggtccgggcatagtgcgtgtaaaaatgaccgggcatagtgcgtgtaaaaatgtccgggcaaagtgcgtgtaaaaatgaccgggcatagtgcgtgtaaaaatgaccgggcataaTGCGTGTAAAAAtttccgggcatagtgcgtgtaaaaatgaccgggcatagtgcgtgtaaaaatgtccgggcatagtgcgtgtaaaaatgaccgggtccgggcatagtgcgtgtgaAAATGACCGGGTctgggcatagtgcgtgtaaaaatgtccggacatagtgcgtgtaaaaatgaccgggtccgggcatagtgcgtgtaaaaatgaccgggtctgggcatagtgcgtgtaaaaatgtccgggcaaagtgcgtgtaaaaatgaccgggcatagtgcgtgtaaaaatgtccgggtctgggcatagtgcgtgtaaaaatgtccgggtccggcatagtgcgtgtaaaatgaccgggcaaagtgcgtgaaaatgaccgggcatagtgcgtgtaaaaatgaccgggcatagtgcgtgtaaaaatgaccgggcatagtgcgtgtaaaaatgaccgggcatagtgcgtgtaaaaatgtccgggcatagtgcgtgtaaaaatgactgggcatagtgcgtgtaaaaatgtccgggcatagtgcgtgtaaaaatgaccgggcatagtgcgtgtaaaaatgtccgggtctgggcatagtgcgtgtaaaaatgaccggtcCGGgtatagtgcgtgtaaaaatgaccgggtccgggcatagtgcgtgtaaaaatgaccgggcatagtgcgtgtaaaaatgtccgggcaagtgcgtgtaaaaatgaccgggcatagtgcgtgtaaaaatttCCGGTccggcatagtgcgtgtaaaaatgaccgggcatagtgcgtgtaaaaatgaccgggtctgggcatagtgcgtgtaaaaatgtccgggtccggcatagtgcgtgtaaaaatgaccgggcaaagtgcgtgtaaaaatgaccgggcatagtgcgtgtaaaaatgaccgggcaaagtgcgtgtaaaaatgaccggcatagtgcgtgtaaaaatgtccgggcaaagtgcgtgtaaaaatgaccgggcatagtgcgtgtaaaaatttccgggtccgggcatagtgcgtgtaaaaatgtccgggtccgggcatagtgctagtaaaaatgaccgggcacagtgcgtgtaaaaatgacggGCACAGTGcggtgtaaaaatgaccgggcacaGTGCGTGTAAAATGACCGGGCacagtgcgtgtaaaaatgaccgggcaaagtgcgtgtaaaaaatgaccgggcatagtgcgtgtaaaaatacGGGCagagtgcgtgtaaaaatgaccgggcacaGTGCGtttaaaaatgaccgggcacagtgcgtgtaaaaatgaccgggcacagtgcgtgtaaaaatgaccgggcacagtgcgtgtaaaaatgaccgggcacaGTGCGtttaaaaatgaccgggcacagtgcgtgtaaaaatgaccgggcacagtgcgtgtaaaaatgaccgggcacagtgcgtgtaaaaatgaccgggcatagtgcgtgtaaaatgACCGGGCacagtgcgtgtaaaaatgaccgggcacagtgcgtgtaaaaatgaccgggcacagtgcgtgtaaaaatgaccgggcacagtgcgtgtaaaaatgaccgggcaaagtgcgtgtaaaaatgaccgggcatagtgcgtgtaaaaaggACTGgtcatagtgcgtgtaaaaatggccgggcaaagtgcgtgtaaaataAGTCCGGACATAGTACGTGTAAAAATGTTGTCAGACTTACAAATGTCATGATATGTCGTCCACAGTCTTTCTGGTAGAAATTTTGCGTACGATAGCCTTTGgagctttgttttgttctaaCTTACTCTCTTTCTTTGGCGTCGCTTGTCAAGTCTCACTTTCCGTCGATTTACTGTACAGGTTATGAGTGATTCCTGCTTTAGCTTTTTATGTAATTCATCAGCAACATTTTTCTCAACAGCTTTGTTGCTGTAGATCTTCATTTGTGTAACAGTGTTGTAGGTGCTggtatattttactttgtatttaaCTCTTGCCTTGCACATGATTAGTTAATTACTTACTATTGTGATTCCACGTTACTAACAAACTTCAGTGGAAGTTCTCCAGTATTTGTTCCAGCAGCATTAATGGAAGTCGCGAGAGATTGGAGAAAAACAGGCTTGAAATCGAgcatatatgcacatacatgtCAGCCGTTAAATATTGGGAAGGTGCAGTTGAAACGGATAAAAAGAGAATACGGAGGGCatcaaagaaacacattttggaAAGTGAGTTTTTTGGTTTTACTCCATTTTGTTGTCATGTGCCTCAATAGAAATTACAAACTTATGTAATTGGTAGGCCagcttgtgtgttttataaacTTGCAAGGCAAGTATGCATGTCAGTTTCATGTGTGTTTTAAAGTTCGTGTATAGGTGCAACATAGCTTTTTAACTGTTGCTAAGCCCATTCACAGAAGTCTGTTATCTGAGATCGCTGTGGGGGAGATGCTGTGCACCGTGTGTTAAGTAGACTGCCCTCGTCCGTCTCCTCCAGgtccttgtctgtctgtgtgacgTGTCTGTACAGTTCCCAGGAAACCAAGTCTCTCTGTGTGACGTGATGGTTACATCGGCCACAACACAGGGTGTTTCCAAGACAGAGGTTATACTGTCATgaaaagtgtgttttatttgtctgttggCAAGAAATGCGCGTTTGACCTGTGTGTACTAAGGTGAGCTTGTCCTGCCTCTGTTGGCACCAAGAGTCTTTGCTGTGCTTGCAGTAAACTGTACCGAGGGCACACGCATCAACTACGGCAAGAGAATCTGGGAAGAGTGCCCTCTGGGACCTACCAGGACGAACCTTACCAGACAAGCTGTAAGAACTGTTCCGCAGGAATGAGTACAAGTACCAATGGCACGAGACTGGCCTCGGACTGTGAGAGTAAGTATACTTGTGCCTAGGATTGAAAAACTGTGCACCTCTGCACTAGTCAAATGTTTCTGGACATGAAAAGTCAACGCAGGCAAAAGGTAAAACCAGGAGAAGACTAAACAGACATAGGTCACAAAGTTGTAGATTCTGACGAGAAAAAAGAAGACGTGCCTTGACATTTAATGCATCCTTCACACTGCAATTCTGCCCAATGttctcttttatctttcagTGGTTTTCTTCCTGTACTGTTagtttctttcatctgttcCTTTTCTTAAAATGCACGCAATCTACATACGGTATACATTCAAGAAAACCTTCAATGAGGGAGTAGGTTGTCTCATGTCGCCAATGAAAGGTTTTCATGCTGACCTTCACCCCTGGGTCTCGCAGCGTTTTGCCAGATTGGCTTTGAGAAGAACTCGGTGACAGACACGTGTGATGAATGCCAGAGAGGCttctacaaaaataacaacagctaCCTGCTCATGGACTGCATTCTTGTGTCCCACGGACTATGCCACGCTCAACAACGGGTCGAGCCAGGTGTCGGACTGCATTGTTCGTAAGTGACTCCGCCAGTACGTCACCTGCTTGACCCTTGAACTCTCCAACAGTGACGTACTGAGTTACAACAGCATCAACACGTACAAGCACATGAAATGAGCTTTCCGCTTACTAATTATTTTCTGGAAGGTACTTGCTGCCTGATACTGTGTTGATTTGAATTTCAGTTGGGAAGACATGGAAGTCTAcgctgcaaaacaaaaacataatacaaCGTTTGTCAATCTCGTGTAGCAGCTTTTGTGATTTCTACTAAGATAACTCAAAATTTGAAACAAGTAGCTGAAAAGAAAAGCTGTcgagaaaaagtattttcccTCCTTCACTATAGGTCTCACTATTACGGCAATCTCCATTTCGCACCTGTAATTTCGTTCCCATGTCCATTGCACCACAGACTCTCAGCGCGTGCAAGCACCTCTAGAGGCTTCGCGTGACgcagtgtgtcacgtgactaaatgcacccttgtgtgtatgtgcaggTAACTGCAGCCCGGGCCAGTACATACCTATGGGAGGCAGCAACTGCAACCTGTGTGACTACGGCCTGTACCAGCCCTACTGGTGGCAGTCACACAGTGTCTCAAGCGTGCGAAGCAGGTTCGTTTCCCAGCTCGAGTGTCTGTGAGTGTCGGCCATCCACATCACCCGCTCTCTCTTCCCGTATCACCAAACATAACAATAATGAATATTAACATTTGTACAGCGCTAATTGCCCGCTGATTTATTGCACTAGCAACTCCattgacacactcacacaacacaAGCACCATGCTCAGTGTCCAACAGATGGCGTGTGTTACTGTCTGTTATTGTGCTATTGTGttagtgcagtggttctcaaagcgtttcagaccgcggaccactttacttaagtaaaaactatggcggaccaccaaggcctaaaagtcagtctgtactatgaatttcaaatttaaattgccgcatttgtttcattttaattcaaaactaaatgtccttttgtaaaagtaatatagtaataagatgacataaaactacgtacacctcgttctttgtaattaaaatgttaatgcgaggaatgcatcactttaaacatcactttgctgacatatgacgactgtcagccgcggaccacactttgagaaccactgtgttAGTGTATGTTAGTCACGCATGCTCAAAGGcttatggaatggagaccaacaTGGAGAAGAGCAAGGTCATGGTGAACAGCACTggaaaagaaaaggcagaaaTCAGCTTGGACGGGCAGAAATTGGAAGAGGTAGAGTCCTTCAAGTATCTCGGCTCGATTCTCACCAAGAACGGGCTTAGTACAGATGATATTCGTTCACGCATTACGGCCGCAATAGCGGCCCTGATGAGATTACATAAAGTGTGGGATAGCAATAAGATATTCCAAACCAAATTCGTTCTGTATAAGTCTCTGGTCATAGCAGTTTTTCTATACGGATGTGAGACATGGACATTGCATCGAACGCATGAGCAATGCATCCAATCGTTCGAAATGCGATGTTTCAGACGAATGTTGCGTATCTCCTACAGAGAGGAGAAAACAAACGAATGTGTACGAAACCTGGTTCGTAGCTTGGTGGGACCCCAGGAGTCACTCCTCACGGTCGTGAAAGGTCGGAAAGTAAAATAGTTCGGCCACATAATCAGGCATGGCGGAATTCCAAAAGTCGCAACGCGAGGCCTGGTGGAGGGCAGTAAAAGGGCAGGTGGGCAAAAGATTACTTGGGCGAGTAATGTCAAAAAGTGGACAGGTCGTTACCTCCAGGAGATGTGCAGAATGGCGCAGGACCGGGGTCAGTGGCGTGGTTTCGTTAAACGACAGAACTTCATAGTTTCGCCTACGACAGGT contains:
- the LOC112564716 gene encoding uncharacterized protein LOC112564716, with the translated sequence MEFMPKKTVETPKPETRKPPTQSPLPEPVERVKCYIYREVRKAAVKELPFPWRLLSDTSDNIILEMKPRKQRVTCRCKNLKRTQKKASCNNENGDFASETKKKQKTEKPIDGIDVFAAMFGHKTERTTVTFWEGCVTNVCERV